One region of Endozoicomonas sp. Mp262 genomic DNA includes:
- a CDS encoding toxin-antitoxin system HicB family antitoxin, protein MVNECDHYTYRVTWSEEDQEYAGLCTEFPSLSWLDEIPGNALAGVRKLVKNAVADMAASNGEHPDPISTRNFSGKLVVRTTRSSSDAGASGS, encoded by the coding sequence ATGGTTAATGAGTGTGATCATTACACCTATCGTGTGACTTGGTCTGAAGAGGATCAGGAATATGCTGGCTTATGTACAGAGTTCCCTAGCCTGAGCTGGCTGGATGAAATCCCTGGCAATGCCTTGGCCGGAGTTCGTAAACTGGTAAAAAATGCTGTTGCAGATATGGCGGCAAGCAACGGAGAGCACCCTGACCCGATATCAACAAGGAATTTCAGCGGTAAACTGGTGGTTCGCACCACCAGAAGTTCGTCGGATGCTGGCGCTTCAGGCAGTTGA
- a CDS encoding helix-turn-helix transcriptional regulator: MTNPRKEFGVRLRELRQEQLMTQEELAHRAGLNRTYIGDIERGEKNITLISMTKLAKALGVKIRDFFDWEI; encoded by the coding sequence TTGACTAACCCAAGGAAAGAGTTCGGGGTAAGACTTCGTGAACTAAGGCAAGAGCAGCTAATGACTCAGGAAGAGCTGGCACATCGGGCAGGTTTAAACAGAACCTATATTGGAGATATCGAGCGAGGTGAAAAGAACATCACTCTTATTAGTATGACTAAACTGGCAAAAGCTCTGGGAGTAAAGATCAGGGATTTTTTCGATTGGGAAATTTAG
- a CDS encoding ATP-binding protein: MKFYNRTTELKHLQNWSAQAANSRALMTVVIGRRRVGKTALLNHAFSPDSSHSSIYLFVSRKQERLLCEEFVGQVRAQLSIPIFGTPSSLREVMEILLQYSCTNPLTLILDEFQDIQRVNPAFFSEQQHLWDQYKDKSHMHLICCGSLYSLMTNLFQNSKEPLFGRADNRINLQPLKAQYIAELLCDQKRFSAEMLLQWYMLSGGVPKYLEWLVNTGAHDDIWQTLISEHSLLIEEGHYRLAEEFGPEHGTYFSILSAIAAGHTSRPAIESLLEISVGPQLDRLEKEFEIIERHRPVLSKPGTRLVKYRMIDAFLAFWFRFIYRHRSAVEIGNYTFIHQAIQRDYPTWSGQWLEQMHRERVAASGLYNIVGSYWERGNQNEIDIVAINELEKTALIAEVKRNAANIRLSRLQEKAEKVRKQLKNYDIEFKGFCLKDLEDFNSVVR; the protein is encoded by the coding sequence ATGAAATTTTATAACCGCACAACAGAACTTAAGCATTTGCAAAACTGGAGTGCTCAGGCTGCAAATAGTCGTGCACTGATGACGGTTGTCATTGGCCGGAGGCGCGTCGGAAAGACCGCCTTGTTGAACCATGCATTTTCTCCAGATAGCAGCCACTCTTCTATTTACCTGTTTGTTTCAAGAAAGCAAGAGCGTTTGCTTTGTGAGGAGTTTGTTGGCCAGGTGCGCGCCCAGCTGTCTATTCCTATTTTTGGTACGCCATCTTCACTTAGAGAGGTCATGGAGATTCTCCTCCAATACAGCTGCACCAACCCCTTAACTCTGATCCTGGATGAATTTCAGGATATTCAGCGGGTAAACCCCGCTTTTTTTTCAGAGCAGCAGCATCTTTGGGATCAGTATAAAGACAAAAGCCACATGCATCTGATTTGTTGTGGCTCCCTGTATAGCCTGATGACTAATCTGTTCCAGAACAGTAAAGAACCCCTGTTTGGTCGGGCTGATAACCGTATTAATTTGCAACCCCTGAAGGCTCAATATATTGCTGAGCTGCTTTGTGATCAAAAGCGATTCAGTGCAGAAATGTTACTGCAATGGTACATGCTGAGTGGGGGCGTTCCGAAATACCTGGAATGGCTGGTTAACACCGGTGCTCATGATGACATCTGGCAAACGTTGATCAGTGAACACAGTTTATTGATTGAAGAAGGCCATTACCGCTTGGCAGAGGAGTTTGGTCCTGAGCATGGCACTTATTTTTCAATACTCTCTGCCATAGCAGCAGGTCACACGAGTCGTCCCGCTATTGAGTCCTTACTGGAAATTTCAGTGGGGCCGCAACTGGATCGACTAGAAAAAGAGTTTGAGATTATTGAACGACACCGGCCAGTACTCTCAAAACCCGGCACCCGGTTGGTGAAGTATCGAATGATTGATGCGTTTTTAGCTTTCTGGTTCCGTTTTATTTATCGTCACCGCAGTGCTGTTGAAATTGGTAACTATACCTTTATTCATCAGGCTATTCAGCGGGATTACCCGACATGGAGTGGGCAGTGGCTGGAGCAAATGCATCGTGAGCGGGTTGCAGCCAGTGGCCTGTATAATATCGTGGGCAGCTACTGGGAGAGAGGTAACCAGAATGAGATTGATATTGTTGCTATCAATGAACTAGAAAAAACTGCCCTGATCGCAGAAGTGAAGCGGAACGCTGCCAATATCCGTCTATCCCGCCTGCAAGAGAAAGCAGAAAAAGTGCGTAAGCAACTAAAAAACTATGACATCGAGTTTAAGGGTTTCTGCCTGAAAGACCTGGAGGACTTCAATAGTGTTGTCCGTTAA